In the genome of Candidatus Electrothrix rattekaaiensis, the window AAAATATTATGGAACCCGTTATTACCACTATTGCTGCGGCTGTTGCCCTCGGAGCGGCAGCAGGTCTCAAGGATACTGCGTCTAAGGCGGTTGTAGATGCCTATGCCGGGCTGAAGAAGCTGATTCAGGATCGGTACCAGCACGACAAAGGCGTTACTTTTGCGGCTGAGCATGTAAGCGAAAAAACGGAAGAGGAGACACTACGGCAGAAGATGGAAGAATTTTTAGATATTCTTGCCCCGGTTATTCTGGAAGGGGTGATGACGCTAGCAAAGGTTCATGTTCGGCTATATCGGCTTGAGGTGCTGTAAATGCAAGAAAACCGTTTTGAAAAACACCCCATTTTTCTTAATTTAAAAAACCCGGCGTTGGAGGAAGAATTTAAACGTTTTCATTATACTGAAACGCGTGCATTACTTCGTATAGCCTTCCATTTTGGCGGAATTACATTAGCTGGTGATACCATATTAACATATTTTCTTGTTCCTCAATATGTTCGGGCGACATTATATTTATTCAGCTTCTTTTTGCCCTTCTATTTTTTGGGCCTTTATGTAGCCGGTAAGGGGGAATATACAGGATATGATCAGTGGATAGCCTCAATATCCATTTTTGTTATTGCAACGTTGTTGATGCTTTGGACTCCGTTAATTTCAGATAAATATTCAGCCGTTTATATTCTTCTTCAAGAGTTTGGTTGTCTGTTCGCCTGTTTTTATGTAGGGCGCCTTCGTTTCGTTTTTGCGGTTATGTCGTCATTTGTGTGTATGGGAGTATATCAAGGATATCTACTTGTTGCCGTTACCGATAGAGGGCATTTTTTTGTTTTGTCCTATGCAGCTTGGCTGCTTGAAGCTATAGCCTGCTATGGAGGATTTATTCAAGAAGGGATGAGTCGCACTGTGTTTACGCAGCAAAAGATTATTAGTCAGCAGCGCGAAAACTTGAATAGAGAGTATCAACGTTCAGAAAACCTGCTTCATAACATTCTTCCTCATTCTATTGCTGAGCGTCTCAAAGATGAACAAACCGTCATTGCTGATCATTTTGATTCCATTACTGTTTTATTTGCTGATATTGTCGATTTTACCGTGCTGTCGGAAAGATTATCGCCCACAGAATTGGTCAATCTTCTTAACCGTATTTTTTCGATTTTTGATGACTTGGCAGGACAGTACCGATTGGAGAAAATTAAAACAATCGGAGATGCTTATATGGTTGCCGGAGGTATCCCCGATCCTCAAAGTAATCATTTGGAAGCTATAGCAGACTTTGCTTTGGAAATGCAGCAGCGGTTAGCTCAATTTAATTTAGAATATGATGAGGATTTTGAGATCAGAGTAGGGATGCATACCGGCCCGGCAGTTGCCGGGGTTATTGGAGTGAAAAAGTTTGTTTATGATATTTGGGGAGATACTGTGAATACAGCAAGCAGGATGGAATCAAATGGCATAGTTGGCGAAATTCAGGTTTCTGAAAATACGTATATCCCTTTGCGGGATAAATATATTTTCAAGGAGCGAGGATTAGTTGACATAAAAGGAAAAGGAAAAATGAGAACCTATTTACTTCAAGGGAAAAATACTTGAGCGGGAAATTTGGGGGCTGAAGATTGTTGTTAAGCATCTGCTGCACTCAAGCAAAGGTGAATTTGTGCTCGCAACCTGTCTGGAACTGCTTGGCAATGAGGCCCGAGAGGATGCTCGGCGTTTTTTAAAACAAGGTTTTTCTTCTTGGCTCACTGGCTTTGCCTAAATTTATTAGGGGATGAGGCTACTAAAGAAGAAGCTCGAGATTGGTTAAAAAAAAAGCGATCACTGACTCAGCAATCAATTCACTATAATCTCGACTCATTACTATACGACGACATTATAGTAAAGTGTCTGAATATTTTAGGAGGTGAGGCAAAAGAAGAGGCAAGATATTGGCTGTTGAGATGCAAAAAATGGAAATTTGGGGCTTTTTACGAAACCATCAAGTAACTTGTTTGAAAATTTTGGGTGAAGATGCAAAAGAGGATGCAAAACGACTGCTGAGAGAGTGTAAGAATGAAAGGGTGTTGGTGTCCTACCTGAATATCCTCGGCGATGAAGCTAAGAAAGAAGCCCGGTGTTTGCTCAAATCCGGCAAAGAGGAATGGCTCCTTGTGACCTGCATCCGCGTCTTAGGGAAAGAAGTAAAGTTTGAGACTAACCGGCTGATAAAAAACAGCAATAACAGATTTGTCCGAAAAGAATGCCGAGAATTAATTTGCTCCTGGGAAACTTCAATAGGTAGCCAATTCCCGGAACTCGCCCGCTTGAAAAAGAACCTCGCAGATAAATAACAGGTAAGGGCAACTCATGAATTGCCCCTTCAGCACTGCAAGAGAATATACTTCTTCTATCTCGAAATACTTCTCTTCTACCTTTTTATACTCGCAAACTACAAAAAGATAGTCGCCGACTATTTCCAAATAGAAAAAATAGACAAAAAGGTCTAAAAAATATACTTAAAGCCAGGCTATTGCTTGCTGTAAAATGCAATAACCATGCTCGGCACTCACAATATCCATTAACCGAACTTGAGAAAAAGGGAAGAAAAAGTCATGCCATTGCCTCAGCAACAACCGCAACAGCAGATCAGCGAACAGGAATACCTGGACGGTGAACTCCTCAGCGAAGTAAAGCACGAATTCATTGACGGCGCTGTCTACGCAATGGCAGGGGCCAGTGCAGATCATGGCAGAATAGCAGGCAACCTTTTTGCCGCCTTCCTCCGCCATTTTCAGAAGCGGAGGTCACCATGTGAGCCTTTCCAGGCTGATATGAAGGTGAAAACCGGGAAAAAGTTTTTTTATCCCGATGTGCTTATCTCCTGTGAGCAGGAAGAAAATGACTATTACCGCAATGCCCCTTTGCTCATTGTCGAGGTGGTCTCGCAGTCCACCCGTAAAAAAGACAACACCATAAAACGACAGTCCTACCAGACTCTTCCCAGCCTGGAAGAATTCGTTTTGATTGAGCAGGATTTTGTCGATATTGAGGTCTGTCGGAGGAGCAAGCACTGGTGGCCTGAGCATTATTATCTCGGCGATGCAGTGCATTTTGCCTCTATTGATCTGATCCTGCCTGTGGAGGACATTTACGCCCGAGTCATGAATGATGATATGCAGGCTTACAGGAAAGGTGATTAGTCACTGTATGATATCACGGTCAACAGACAGATGCTCTACTGCTTCTCCGGCGTGATTTCATCTCCCGGTAGTGGTGTCCGCTCAGGAACCTTGTCCAGTATGCTCCTGAATGCTGCTCTGTCCGCCTTCTTCGCCCGTTGTTTCAGATAATCTTCTGTTGTGATGGCGGAAATTTTTTCAGACACGGCAGAAGAGATGAACTGATTGATCGACACACCTTCACTGGAAGCTATTTGTTTGATGTGGCGATGAATAGAGTTGGGAAGTCGTAAACTGAGTGTGCTCATTGTATTGCCTCCAATATTTTTCCAGGGCGCAGGGCCGTTATGCCGAATTTATCAACCCCTTTAAAATCTTTCATATTATGGGTGACGATTATTTGTGTTTTTGACGCGACAGCCACCTCGAGGACATGATCATCCTTCGGATCTTTCAGATATGGCCGCCACAAAAAATAAATTTTTTGAAATTCGCTGAGGGCACATATGTTGTCGAGGATTACGTCAACCTCATTGTCAGATATGCCCAATTCCTTTTGTTTTCGTTTCAGAACGTCTTCGTACTCAAAAAGCAATGTTGTTGATATAACCGGCGTTATTTCTCCGGCATCAATGCGTTGCAAAAGTTGATGCGATGCTCCTGATGAGGAATATAATCCTGAAAAAAGTACATTGGTGTCCATAATAATTCTTTTCATGTTTGCACGATACCATATGCGGTGTTAATCTGTCCAGCGATGGCGGTTAAGATAATGAGTGAAACCCGAAAAAATGTTAACAAACATTCAGAGGAGGTACAATGCACTATGCCCGGATAATCCTTACCCTAACCCTTGCCTTCCTTGCCTTGGCAGATCCCTGGCCCGCAGCAGCCGAGGAAGAATTTGTCACCGCCCTGACCGGCAAGTTTCCCCCCTTCAGTTATTACGACAACCAAGGGAACCTTGCCGGTTTTGACGTGGATGTAAGCCGGGAGATCGCCCTGCGGATCAACCGTGAATCCCGGATCATCGCCACAGAATGGGACGGCATCCTGGCAGGGCTGCTGGCAGAGAAATACGACGCCATTATCGGCTCAATGGCCATCACCCCTGCCCGGCAGGAAAGCGTTGATTTCTCCACGCCCTATTACCATTCCGGTGCCCAGCTCTTTGTCCACCGCGACAACCCGGACAAGGTCTATTCGATCAGCGAGTGCAA includes:
- a CDS encoding DUF6290 family protein, which codes for MSTLSLRLPNSIHRHIKQIASSEGVSINQFISSAVSEKISAITTEDYLKQRAKKADRAAFRSILDKVPERTPLPGDEITPEKQ
- a CDS encoding Uma2 family endonuclease is translated as MPLPQQQPQQQISEQEYLDGELLSEVKHEFIDGAVYAMAGASADHGRIAGNLFAAFLRHFQKRRSPCEPFQADMKVKTGKKFFYPDVLISCEQEENDYYRNAPLLIVEVVSQSTRKKDNTIKRQSYQTLPSLEEFVLIEQDFVDIEVCRRSKHWWPEHYYLGDAVHFASIDLILPVEDIYARVMNDDMQAYRKGD
- a CDS encoding putative toxin-antitoxin system toxin component, PIN family — protein: MKRIIMDTNVLFSGLYSSSGASHQLLQRIDAGEITPVISTTLLFEYEDVLKRKQKELGISDNEVDVILDNICALSEFQKIYFLWRPYLKDPKDDHVLEVAVASKTQIIVTHNMKDFKGVDKFGITALRPGKILEAIQ
- a CDS encoding adenylate cyclase — protein: MQENRFEKHPIFLNLKNPALEEEFKRFHYTETRALLRIAFHFGGITLAGDTILTYFLVPQYVRATLYLFSFFLPFYFLGLYVAGKGEYTGYDQWIASISIFVIATLLMLWTPLISDKYSAVYILLQEFGCLFACFYVGRLRFVFAVMSSFVCMGVYQGYLLVAVTDRGHFFVLSYAAWLLEAIACYGGFIQEGMSRTVFTQQKIISQQRENLNREYQRSENLLHNILPHSIAERLKDEQTVIADHFDSITVLFADIVDFTVLSERLSPTELVNLLNRIFSIFDDLAGQYRLEKIKTIGDAYMVAGGIPDPQSNHLEAIADFALEMQQRLAQFNLEYDEDFEIRVGMHTGPAVAGVIGVKKFVYDIWGDTVNTASRMESNGIVGEIQVSENTYIPLRDKYIFKERGLVDIKGKGKMRTYLLQGKNT